In one Corallococcus sp. EGB genomic region, the following are encoded:
- the uvrB gene encoding excinuclease ABC subunit UvrB translates to MPEFEIVSEHKPQGDQPRAIGELTEGLLRGDRYQTLLGVTGSGKTFTMANLIANVKRPALVIAHNKTLAAQLYGEFKALFPNNAVEYFVSYYDYYQPEAYVPSTDTFIEKDSSINDNIERMRHSATHSLRTRNDVIIVASVSCIYGLGAARSYVDLAIRATVGEDMGRDGFMRKLVEAQYERNDLDFHRGTFRARGDTVEVFPAYEEERAVRVSFFGDEVERITEFDPLRGQTLGQLEKIVIFPASHYVAGADARQNAMRTIREELAEQLQKFKAEGKLLEAQRLEQRTMFDLEMIEQVGYCNGIENYSRHFTGRRPGEPAPCLIDYFPRDLLVLIDESHQTVSQIGAMYRGDRARKETLVNFGFRMPSALDNRPLKFVEFEEMVPQVVFVSATPAEYELQKSKGVVVEQIIRPTGLTDPEVETRPAGNQVDDLLEEVRVRVSRNERVLVTTLTKRMAEDLTEYYSDVGVKVRYLHSDIDAIQRMAIIRDLRRGEFDVLVGINLLREGLDIPEVSLVAILDADKEGFLRSHVSLIQTIGRAARNVNGRVIMYSDQVTDSMKRAMDETARRRDIQRAYNLEHGITPRTVKSNISDFTENIPDYDAGASALPMAAEGENDLLEPKEIKRLIEEFTADMLKAADEMQFEKAAEYRDRVQLLKDMDLGLKPASRSLLRAPAKAADQPGTTPRKGRGRGRPSSSGGGASGGSSGAAKPAARSRSRKN, encoded by the coding sequence ATGCCGGAGTTCGAAATCGTCAGTGAGCACAAGCCGCAGGGCGATCAACCCAGGGCCATCGGGGAGTTGACCGAGGGCCTGCTTCGCGGCGACCGCTATCAGACCCTCCTGGGCGTCACCGGTTCCGGGAAGACGTTCACCATGGCGAACCTCATCGCCAACGTGAAACGCCCCGCGCTGGTCATCGCGCACAACAAGACGCTGGCGGCGCAGCTGTACGGCGAGTTCAAGGCGCTCTTCCCGAACAACGCCGTCGAGTACTTCGTCTCGTACTACGACTACTACCAGCCCGAGGCCTACGTCCCGTCGACGGACACCTTCATCGAGAAGGACTCGTCCATCAACGACAACATCGAACGGATGCGCCACTCGGCGACGCACAGCCTGCGCACCCGCAACGACGTCATCATCGTGGCCAGCGTGTCCTGCATCTACGGCCTGGGCGCCGCGCGCAGCTACGTGGACCTGGCCATCCGCGCCACCGTGGGCGAGGACATGGGCCGCGACGGCTTCATGCGCAAGCTGGTGGAGGCCCAGTACGAGCGCAACGACCTGGACTTCCACCGCGGCACCTTCCGCGCCCGCGGCGACACCGTGGAGGTGTTCCCCGCGTACGAGGAGGAGCGCGCCGTGCGCGTCAGCTTCTTCGGCGACGAGGTGGAGCGCATCACCGAGTTCGACCCGCTGCGCGGCCAGACCCTGGGCCAGTTGGAGAAGATCGTCATCTTCCCCGCCAGCCACTACGTCGCCGGCGCGGACGCGCGCCAGAACGCCATGCGCACCATCCGCGAGGAGCTGGCCGAGCAGCTCCAGAAGTTCAAGGCGGAGGGCAAGCTGTTGGAGGCGCAGCGGCTGGAGCAGCGCACCATGTTCGACCTGGAGATGATTGAACAGGTCGGCTACTGCAATGGCATCGAGAACTACTCGCGCCACTTCACCGGGCGCAGGCCGGGGGAGCCCGCCCCGTGCCTCATCGACTACTTCCCGCGCGACCTGCTGGTCCTCATCGATGAGAGCCACCAGACGGTGTCCCAGATTGGCGCCATGTACCGCGGCGACCGCGCGCGCAAGGAGACGCTGGTCAACTTCGGCTTCCGTATGCCCAGCGCGCTGGACAACCGGCCGCTGAAGTTCGTTGAGTTCGAGGAGATGGTCCCCCAGGTCGTCTTCGTCTCCGCCACCCCCGCCGAGTACGAGCTGCAGAAGTCCAAGGGCGTGGTGGTGGAGCAGATCATCCGCCCCACCGGCCTCACCGACCCCGAGGTGGAGACGCGCCCCGCCGGCAACCAGGTGGATGACCTGCTGGAGGAGGTCCGCGTGCGCGTGTCGCGCAACGAGCGCGTCCTGGTGACGACGCTCACCAAGCGCATGGCGGAGGACCTCACCGAGTACTACAGCGACGTGGGCGTGAAGGTGCGCTACCTGCACTCGGACATCGACGCCATCCAGCGCATGGCCATCATCCGCGACCTGCGCCGGGGCGAGTTCGACGTGCTCGTGGGCATCAACCTCTTGCGCGAGGGCCTGGACATCCCCGAGGTGTCGCTCGTGGCCATCCTGGACGCGGACAAGGAAGGCTTCCTGCGCAGCCACGTGTCGCTCATCCAGACCATTGGCCGCGCGGCGCGCAACGTGAACGGGCGCGTCATCATGTATTCGGATCAGGTGACCGACTCCATGAAGCGCGCCATGGATGAGACGGCGCGCCGCCGCGACATCCAGCGCGCGTACAACCTGGAGCACGGCATCACGCCGCGCACGGTGAAGAGCAACATCTCCGACTTCACGGAGAACATCCCGGACTACGACGCGGGCGCGAGCGCGCTGCCCATGGCGGCGGAGGGCGAGAACGACCTCCTGGAGCCCAAGGAGATCAAGCGCCTCATCGAGGAGTTCACCGCCGACATGCTCAAGGCCGCGGACGAGATGCAGTTCGAGAAGGCCGCCGAGTACCGCGACCGCGTCCAGCTGCTCAAGGACATGGACCTGGGGCTCAAGCCCGCCTCGCGCTCGCTCCTGCGCGCGCCGGCGAAGGCGGCGGATCAGCCCGGCACCACGCCCAGGAAGGGAAGGGGGCGCGGCCGTCCGTCCTCGTCGGGTGGCGGTGCGTCTGGCGGCTCCTCTGGGGCGGCGAAGCCCGCGGCCCGTTCGCGCTCACGCAAGAACTAG
- a CDS encoding M28 family metallopeptidase, translating into MRLLPALFVSLCSVSALAAGAFTVTPQEKTAEQAITADLLRAHVRFLASDLLEGRGPGTRGDALAQEYIATQFEGLGLKPGAEDGSYLQRFDLMGIHSRPGTMTFQSKAGRVELQPREDFIAVSGVQAPEAKLDASELVFVGYGIVAPEYQWDDFKGADLKGKTLIILNNDPEDDPRLFAGKTRLWYGRWDYKYEQAAKTGAAGAIIIHTTPSAGYPWQVVRTSWTGEQFELPASDAPRLQVKAWTTEDATKQVLKLAGQDLDALRAAAQKRDFRPVPLGVTVSLNLTNEVRRRPTANVLGLLPGSDPLLAKEVVLYSAHHDHLGKKDDGKPGEDVIYNGALDNAAGVAAMLSVARAFTSLPTPPRRSILFAAVAAEEYGLLGSAYLAAHPPVPPGRIAADINVDGGNVLGRTRDITVIGLGKSSLDTFVTAMAKTQGRTVKADQLSDRGFFYRSDQFNFARQGIPSAYFGSGMDFIGRPEGWGKQQRGQWEAKHYHQPSDEIRPDWDLSGAVEDTQLFFLVGAQVAKAQEMPVWNKGDEFEAARLKSLEALKAPAAK; encoded by the coding sequence ATGAGGCTCCTCCCCGCGTTGTTCGTTTCGCTGTGCTCGGTGTCCGCGCTCGCCGCGGGCGCCTTCACCGTCACGCCGCAGGAGAAGACGGCCGAACAGGCCATCACCGCGGACCTCCTGCGCGCGCACGTGCGCTTCCTCGCGAGCGACCTGCTGGAGGGCCGCGGCCCCGGCACGCGCGGCGACGCGCTGGCGCAGGAGTACATCGCCACGCAGTTCGAGGGTCTGGGCCTCAAGCCGGGGGCGGAGGATGGCAGCTACCTCCAGCGCTTCGACCTGATGGGCATCCACAGCCGCCCCGGCACCATGACCTTCCAGTCAAAGGCCGGCCGCGTGGAGCTCCAGCCGCGCGAGGACTTCATCGCCGTGTCCGGGGTGCAGGCGCCGGAGGCGAAGCTGGACGCGTCCGAGCTGGTGTTCGTGGGCTACGGCATCGTCGCGCCGGAGTACCAGTGGGACGACTTCAAGGGCGCGGACCTGAAGGGCAAGACGCTGATCATCCTCAACAATGATCCGGAGGATGATCCGCGCCTCTTCGCGGGCAAGACGCGCCTCTGGTACGGCCGCTGGGATTACAAGTACGAGCAGGCGGCGAAGACGGGCGCGGCGGGCGCCATCATCATCCACACCACGCCCAGCGCGGGCTACCCGTGGCAGGTGGTGCGCACGTCGTGGACCGGCGAGCAGTTCGAACTGCCCGCCAGTGACGCGCCCCGCCTCCAGGTGAAGGCCTGGACCACCGAGGACGCCACGAAGCAGGTGCTGAAGCTCGCGGGGCAGGACCTGGACGCGCTGCGCGCCGCCGCCCAGAAGCGGGACTTCCGTCCGGTGCCGCTGGGCGTGACGGTGTCCCTGAACCTCACCAACGAGGTGCGCCGCCGGCCCACGGCGAACGTGCTGGGGCTGCTGCCCGGCAGCGACCCCCTGCTGGCGAAGGAGGTGGTGCTCTACAGCGCGCACCATGATCACCTGGGCAAGAAGGACGACGGCAAGCCCGGAGAGGACGTCATCTACAACGGCGCGCTGGACAACGCGGCGGGCGTGGCCGCGATGCTGTCCGTGGCCCGCGCCTTCACCTCGCTGCCCACGCCGCCGCGCCGCTCCATCCTCTTCGCCGCGGTGGCCGCGGAGGAGTACGGCCTGCTGGGCTCCGCGTACCTGGCGGCGCATCCGCCGGTGCCGCCGGGCCGCATCGCCGCGGACATCAACGTGGACGGCGGCAACGTGCTGGGCCGCACCCGCGACATCACCGTCATCGGGCTGGGCAAGTCCTCCCTGGACACCTTCGTCACCGCCATGGCGAAGACGCAAGGGCGCACGGTGAAGGCGGATCAGCTCTCCGACCGCGGGTTCTTCTACCGCTCGGATCAATTCAACTTCGCGCGGCAGGGCATCCCGTCCGCCTACTTCGGCAGCGGCATGGACTTCATCGGCCGGCCCGAGGGCTGGGGCAAGCAGCAGCGCGGCCAGTGGGAGGCGAAGCACTACCACCAGCCCTCCGACGAGATCCGCCCGGACTGGGATCTGTCCGGCGCCGTGGAGGACACGCAGCTGTTCTTCCTGGTGGGGGCCCAGGTGGCGAAGGCCCAGGAGATGCCCGTGTGGAACAAGGGGGACGAGTTCGAGGCCGCTCGGCTGAAGTCCCTGGAGGCGCTGAAGGCCCCGGCCGCGAAGTAG
- the cysS gene encoding cysteine--tRNA ligase: protein MAPPSIRLYNTMSMQKEPLEPLVPGEVKVYVCGPTVYSYIHIGNARTFTSFDVVVRYLRYRGFKVTYVRNYTDVDDKIIKAAHETGEEPVALASRFVEIFREDVRALHLREPDVSPRVSETIPEIVALIQTLVDKGYAYEAKGDVYFAVDKDDDYAKLSKRNLEDLCQGERVQPGDLKRQPLDFALWKAAKPGEPSWDSPWGKGRPGWHIECSAMSEKFLGRTFDIHGGALDLIFPHHENEIAQSESATGQTMAKYWMHCGFLDLEGAKMSKSLGNVVRLRDALAKVDPEALRFFFLSTHYRHPINFTDKALQDAEGRMEYFYETLRKVDERVAGKDFGKGPLHGDPARFLAEFESAMDDDFNTADALGALSGLFGLMNELTDKPPVKDKPLVGRTLQALREQVREASRVLGLFEDAPGEWLLRRRDRAVRERGIDVAEVERLLAERTAARAAKDFAKADQVRGALKALGVDIMDTPAGTSWKVAATAP, encoded by the coding sequence GTGGCCCCCCCATCCATCCGGCTCTACAACACGATGTCCATGCAGAAGGAGCCGCTGGAGCCGCTCGTGCCCGGCGAGGTGAAGGTCTATGTCTGTGGGCCTACGGTCTACAGCTACATCCATATCGGTAACGCGCGCACCTTCACGTCGTTCGACGTGGTGGTCCGCTACCTGCGCTACCGGGGCTTCAAGGTGACGTACGTGCGCAACTACACGGACGTCGACGACAAGATCATCAAGGCCGCGCACGAGACGGGCGAGGAGCCCGTGGCGCTCGCCTCGCGCTTCGTGGAGATCTTCCGGGAGGACGTGCGCGCGCTGCACCTGCGCGAACCGGACGTGTCCCCGCGCGTGAGCGAGACGATTCCGGAGATCGTCGCCCTCATCCAGACGCTCGTGGACAAGGGCTATGCGTACGAAGCGAAGGGCGACGTGTACTTCGCCGTCGACAAGGACGACGACTACGCGAAGCTGTCCAAGCGCAACCTGGAGGACCTGTGCCAGGGCGAGCGCGTGCAGCCCGGCGACCTCAAGCGCCAGCCGCTGGACTTCGCGCTGTGGAAGGCGGCGAAGCCGGGAGAGCCCTCGTGGGACAGCCCGTGGGGAAAGGGCCGTCCGGGCTGGCACATCGAGTGCTCCGCGATGAGCGAGAAGTTCCTGGGCCGCACCTTCGACATCCACGGCGGGGCGCTGGACCTCATCTTCCCCCACCACGAGAACGAGATCGCCCAGAGCGAGTCCGCCACCGGCCAGACGATGGCGAAGTACTGGATGCACTGCGGCTTCCTGGACCTGGAAGGCGCGAAGATGTCCAAGTCGCTGGGCAACGTGGTGCGCCTGCGCGACGCGCTCGCCAAGGTGGACCCGGAGGCCCTGCGCTTCTTCTTCCTCTCCACGCACTACCGCCACCCCATCAACTTCACGGACAAGGCGCTCCAGGACGCGGAAGGGCGCATGGAGTACTTCTACGAAACACTGCGCAAGGTGGACGAGCGCGTGGCGGGGAAGGACTTCGGCAAGGGCCCGCTGCACGGCGACCCCGCGCGCTTCCTCGCGGAGTTCGAGTCCGCCATGGACGACGACTTCAACACCGCGGACGCGCTGGGCGCGCTGTCGGGGCTCTTCGGCTTGATGAACGAGCTCACCGACAAGCCGCCCGTGAAGGACAAGCCGCTGGTGGGCCGCACGCTCCAGGCGCTGCGTGAACAGGTGCGTGAGGCCTCCCGCGTCCTCGGCCTCTTCGAGGACGCCCCGGGCGAGTGGCTGCTGCGCCGCCGGGACCGGGCGGTGCGCGAGCGCGGCATCGACGTGGCGGAGGTGGAGCGGCTGCTCGCCGAGCGGACCGCCGCGCGCGCCGCGAAGGACTTCGCCAAGGCGGACCAGGTGCGCGGGGCCCTCAAGGCCCTGGGCGTGGACATCATGGACACGCCTGCTGGCACCTCCTGGAAGGTGGCGGCGACAGCACCCTGA
- a CDS encoding FHA domain-containing protein, translated as MAPPNPKRPPRPPRPPGQQASSDDPSEELPFDDDEVAPLQADDPRPQRVPQYPAGPRKQMRRGPGERTRSDRELSPRYDWAKEYSDPGLTPAFVYVERGPGAGQLVPLRQGSITLGRSSTSDLRLQHASISRRHAQLTRRGNDFTVRDLGSQNGTFVNRLRIKGEVELQPGDELSLGNATLRLRGTGAGPTMSRTAVDPARPRTVKRPLSGVAVAVAAAVVGSAVAALISVVAMRMADRTPARNPTEGGPPQVPGTPAAPANEAREAGAEVPAKEASGAGAEPIGQEAAETAAASAKEGQAGRAETSVAAPGISAREPARSTGGVPSPSATNVAREGHERTAPGAGEVAALSAVEVARGMRPGAAANKDGSTGAAKVLSASDIARGMHSGTATTLDAAPSAVEVVDPAKAGAIHAGASSAGHVVAASERKALSSADPSGPPDERQRADILARYEAGDVSGALAQAKRANLTPLVQQLTRFQTAESAARAALAEKDRPRALDALSAAVRADQELSHGWSRQGTSLRRQLAGLYVRAGQEAVRAQRFADAREAFTAALQYDADNAEARSQLAALDAQAR; from the coding sequence ATGGCTCCGCCGAATCCGAAGCGTCCGCCGCGCCCGCCCCGCCCTCCTGGGCAGCAGGCGTCGTCGGACGACCCGTCGGAGGAGCTGCCCTTCGACGACGACGAGGTGGCTCCCCTGCAGGCGGATGATCCCCGCCCTCAGCGCGTGCCCCAGTATCCGGCGGGCCCCCGGAAGCAGATGCGGCGAGGGCCGGGTGAGCGCACGCGGTCGGACCGGGAGCTGTCGCCCCGGTACGACTGGGCGAAGGAGTATTCGGATCCGGGCTTGACGCCTGCCTTCGTGTACGTGGAGCGCGGGCCCGGCGCCGGGCAGCTCGTGCCGCTGCGGCAGGGGTCCATCACGCTGGGGCGTTCTTCGACGTCGGACCTGCGGCTCCAGCATGCGTCCATCAGCCGCCGCCACGCGCAGCTGACCCGGCGTGGCAATGACTTCACCGTTCGCGACCTGGGCAGCCAGAACGGCACATTCGTCAACCGCCTGCGCATCAAGGGCGAGGTGGAGCTGCAACCCGGGGACGAGCTGAGCCTGGGCAACGCGACGCTGCGGCTGCGAGGGACGGGCGCCGGTCCGACGATGAGCCGGACAGCGGTGGATCCAGCGCGGCCTCGCACGGTGAAGCGTCCGCTGAGTGGTGTTGCCGTGGCGGTGGCCGCCGCGGTCGTGGGTTCCGCCGTCGCGGCGTTGATCAGCGTGGTGGCCATGCGGATGGCGGACCGGACGCCCGCGAGAAATCCGACGGAAGGCGGGCCCCCCCAGGTCCCTGGGACTCCTGCGGCGCCCGCGAACGAGGCGAGAGAGGCCGGGGCGGAGGTTCCCGCGAAGGAAGCCTCTGGCGCCGGTGCGGAGCCCATCGGACAGGAAGCAGCCGAGACAGCGGCCGCATCCGCGAAGGAAGGCCAGGCTGGGCGTGCGGAGACGTCCGTGGCGGCTCCGGGCATCAGCGCCCGTGAGCCCGCCCGGAGCACCGGAGGGGTCCCTTCGCCCAGCGCAACGAATGTCGCCCGTGAGGGGCACGAGCGCACGGCGCCGGGCGCGGGTGAGGTGGCGGCGCTCAGCGCGGTGGAGGTCGCTCGCGGCATGCGGCCTGGCGCGGCAGCGAACAAGGACGGGAGCACTGGAGCGGCGAAGGTCCTCAGCGCTTCGGACATCGCTCGGGGCATGCACTCCGGCACTGCGACGACACTGGACGCGGCTCCGAGCGCCGTCGAGGTCGTGGACCCCGCGAAGGCGGGCGCCATCCATGCGGGTGCTTCGAGCGCGGGCCACGTCGTCGCCGCATCCGAGCGGAAGGCCCTTTCCTCGGCTGATCCGTCGGGACCTCCGGATGAGCGCCAGCGTGCGGACATCCTCGCTCGCTACGAAGCAGGGGATGTCTCTGGCGCGCTGGCCCAGGCGAAGCGCGCGAACCTCACGCCCCTGGTCCAGCAGCTCACCCGCTTCCAGACCGCCGAGTCCGCCGCCCGGGCGGCACTGGCCGAGAAGGACCGCCCCCGGGCGCTCGATGCGCTCAGCGCCGCCGTGCGGGCGGACCAGGAGCTGTCCCATGGCTGGAGCCGCCAGGGAACCAGCCTGCGGCGCCAGCTTGCCGGGCTGTATGTGCGCGCGGGCCAGGAAGCAGTTCGTGCCCAGCGCTTCGCCGACGCTCGCGAGGCCTTCACCGCGGCCCTCCAGTACGACGCGGACAATGCCGAGGCCCGCTCGCAGTTGGCGGCGCTGGATGCGCAGGCGCGTTGA
- a CDS encoding CarD family transcriptional regulator codes for MQTSFKTGDKAVYPGQGVGEVMGIEHTEVAGQRQSFYVLRILENGMRIMIPINKVGSVGLREIISEEDVKQVYSILREKDISVDSTTWNRRYREYMEKIKTGSVFEIAEVLRDLYLLKGDKDLSFGERKMLDTARSLLIKELSLAKDCSEEEVESDLKKIFNLA; via the coding sequence GTGCAGACCAGCTTCAAGACTGGTGACAAGGCGGTTTATCCGGGCCAGGGCGTCGGTGAGGTGATGGGCATCGAGCACACCGAGGTCGCCGGGCAGCGCCAGTCGTTCTACGTCCTGCGCATCCTGGAGAACGGGATGCGGATCATGATCCCGATCAACAAGGTCGGGTCGGTTGGCCTCCGGGAAATCATCAGCGAGGAGGACGTCAAGCAGGTCTACTCCATCCTCCGCGAGAAGGACATCTCGGTCGACTCCACCACGTGGAACCGCCGGTACCGCGAGTACATGGAGAAGATCAAGACGGGCTCCGTCTTCGAGATCGCCGAGGTGCTCCGCGACCTGTACCTGCTCAAGGGCGACAAGGACCTGTCCTTCGGTGAGCGCAAGATGCTGGACACGGCGCGCTCGCTGCTGATCAAGGAACTGTCTCTGGCCAAGGACTGCTCCGAGGAAGAGGTCGAGTCCGACCTGAAGAAGATCTTCAACCTCGCCTGA
- a CDS encoding DNA internalization-related competence protein ComEC/Rec2, with protein sequence MALGPLPGAHLAVLGALALTGAGLSGLEARVDIPPSLKDGGSAVLEGELERVERFDGAVRLRLAVARAGLLSGPPVASRFRVSLSGRGERLELQPGQRVRVEARLVPDAPPANPGERDFASARRRQGVAFTGGFVPGRVLALSPAPAWRLALEDVRGRLTTAVHEVSPSPDAAALFLTLAAGQRADLDAAWEDAFSRAGLAHVLSVSGLHVAALALMTLALLRRVLVRLGGRWRALEARRWAAPAAVPFVWAYVLFTGNQAPAVRSAVMATAVLLGLALWRRADGLNGLSLAALALVAWTPSSVVDLSLRLSFLAVLGLVLLSPALRSALPLAPPDPSEPRRLKRWAAQARETVAETLCASAAATLVGLPVVAAAFGRVSLAGLVSNIIALPLCGVLTGLAAGGAALFVVAPAVATPVLWAGAWASELLLLLTRAFAAVPFAAVEVPGLGAWLGGAYAVGLGAWALGSGRWRWLGVLTPGAVLGAVVLPVLAPEPALRITFLSVGQGDAVVLRSRGHHAVVDAGGVPEGADTGERFVLPFLKAEGVSRLDLAVLSHPHPDHALGLVSTLAQVPAERLWLSAGSADGPLSRRIIAAAKGAQVEEVQVGHPAFTLGEATLEVLGPPVDRELMEGANDRSIVLRVRHGDVTVLLAGDVEAEGEAALEEALGPVTVLKVPHHGSRTSSSAALLERTRPRHAVFCVGRRNRFGFPHPEVEARYRALGTECWRTDRDGAVTLESDGQDVRLVSFLPHEGSVPVAIARGETQAQLER encoded by the coding sequence ATGGCGCTTGGCCCCCTGCCCGGCGCGCATCTGGCGGTGCTCGGAGCACTGGCCCTGACCGGCGCGGGGCTTTCCGGTCTTGAGGCGCGGGTCGACATCCCGCCCTCGCTGAAGGACGGCGGCAGCGCGGTGCTCGAGGGTGAGTTGGAGCGCGTGGAGCGCTTCGACGGTGCCGTCCGCCTGCGGCTCGCCGTGGCCCGCGCGGGGTTGCTTTCAGGGCCTCCCGTTGCCTCCCGCTTCCGCGTCAGCCTTTCCGGGCGGGGCGAACGTCTGGAATTGCAACCCGGGCAGCGCGTGCGGGTGGAGGCGCGGCTCGTGCCGGATGCGCCCCCTGCGAATCCAGGGGAGCGGGACTTCGCATCGGCGCGGCGGCGGCAGGGTGTGGCCTTCACCGGCGGGTTCGTGCCGGGGCGCGTGCTGGCGCTCTCCCCTGCCCCCGCGTGGCGGCTCGCGCTGGAGGACGTGCGTGGACGGCTGACGACGGCGGTGCACGAGGTCTCGCCTTCCCCGGACGCGGCGGCGCTGTTCCTCACGCTGGCGGCCGGGCAGCGCGCGGACCTGGACGCGGCCTGGGAGGACGCGTTCTCGCGGGCGGGGCTCGCGCATGTGCTCAGCGTCAGCGGGCTGCACGTGGCGGCGCTCGCGTTGATGACGCTCGCGTTGCTGCGGCGGGTGCTGGTGCGGCTGGGCGGGCGCTGGCGGGCCCTGGAGGCGCGGCGGTGGGCAGCCCCGGCGGCTGTGCCCTTTGTCTGGGCGTATGTGCTCTTCACGGGGAATCAGGCGCCCGCGGTGCGCTCGGCGGTGATGGCCACGGCGGTACTGCTGGGCCTGGCGCTGTGGCGGCGCGCGGATGGGCTCAACGGGCTGTCGCTCGCGGCGCTGGCGCTGGTGGCCTGGACGCCCTCCAGCGTTGTGGATCTGTCACTCCGGCTGTCGTTCCTCGCGGTGCTCGGCCTGGTGTTGTTGTCGCCCGCGCTGCGCTCGGCCCTTCCCCTGGCCCCACCTGACCCTTCCGAGCCCCGGCGGCTGAAGCGGTGGGCCGCCCAGGCTCGGGAGACCGTGGCGGAGACGCTGTGCGCGAGCGCCGCGGCGACGCTCGTGGGGCTGCCCGTGGTGGCGGCGGCGTTCGGCCGGGTCAGCCTGGCGGGGCTCGTGTCCAACATCATCGCACTGCCCCTGTGCGGCGTGCTCACCGGGCTCGCGGCGGGGGGCGCGGCCCTCTTCGTCGTCGCACCCGCCGTGGCGACGCCCGTGCTGTGGGCGGGGGCCTGGGCGTCTGAGCTGCTGCTCCTGCTGACGCGCGCCTTCGCGGCCGTGCCCTTCGCGGCGGTGGAGGTACCGGGCCTGGGTGCATGGCTCGGCGGCGCGTACGCGGTGGGGCTGGGTGCCTGGGCGCTGGGCTCGGGGCGCTGGCGATGGCTGGGTGTGCTCACGCCGGGGGCCGTGCTGGGCGCCGTGGTGCTGCCCGTGCTCGCCCCGGAGCCCGCGCTGAGAATCACCTTCCTCTCCGTGGGACAGGGGGACGCCGTCGTGCTGCGCTCCCGGGGGCACCATGCGGTGGTGGACGCGGGCGGCGTCCCGGAGGGCGCGGACACCGGCGAGCGGTTCGTCCTGCCCTTCCTGAAGGCCGAGGGCGTGTCTCGCCTGGACCTGGCGGTGCTGTCCCATCCGCATCCGGACCATGCGCTCGGGCTCGTGTCCACCCTGGCCCAGGTGCCCGCCGAACGCCTGTGGCTGTCCGCGGGCAGCGCGGACGGACCGCTGTCCCGGCGTATCATCGCGGCCGCCAAGGGGGCCCAGGTCGAAGAGGTGCAGGTGGGGCACCCGGCGTTCACCCTTGGCGAGGCGACGCTGGAGGTGCTGGGGCCTCCCGTGGACCGGGAGTTGATGGAGGGCGCGAATGACCGGAGCATCGTGCTCCGCGTCCGCCATGGCGACGTCACCGTGCTGCTGGCGGGCGACGTGGAGGCGGAGGGCGAGGCCGCGCTCGAGGAGGCGCTGGGCCCGGTGACGGTGTTGAAGGTGCCGCACCATGGTTCGCGCACGTCATCCTCGGCGGCGCTCCTGGAGCGCACGCGGCCGCGTCACGCGGTGTTCTGCGTGGGCCGACGCAACCGCTTCGGCTTCCCCCATCCGGAAGTCGAGGCGCGCTACCGCGCCCTGGGCACCGAGTGCTGGCGCACCGACAGGGACGGCGCCGTCACCCTGGAGAGCGACGGCCAGGACGTCCGCCTGGTGTCCTTCCTGCCACACGAGGGTTCCGTGCCCGTCGCCATTGCCAGGGGTGAGACGCAGGCCCAGCTTGAGCGGTGA